AGTTCCGACAGGATTTTGGCCGCATCTTCGAGATGTCCCTGTTGATATAACTGCACCGCTTCATTTATTCTTTGATTTTGTCCAAATGCTGCGCTAATAAATATAACGCTAATTACGATGGCTACTAATAGTCGATGAAACATTGTCTGCCTCCTTTTCAAATTCTATTTTACCCGTAGATAGGACTTCTCTTAGCCTTAAAGTGAAGTTCGATGTCTAAACCCACTTTTCCTGCACAATAATTGGATAATTTTTATTAGACAAAAACTCCTAGCCTCTAGCTAAATAGGGGCAATAATGGCAAATGTAATCGGCTCGCGATTTACGGGGTTGGAAAGTGAAAAGTGATAAGATAATTACCAGTTTTTTATAAAAATGTCCAATAACCTCATCAAAATACGTGTTTCTAGCGTATAGTATAAAAGTTGAATACTAAAAAACAACCAACCTGTACGTATTTTAATTTCTTTAGGGAAAGCGAGTGAGGAATTATGAGAAACACAAGATTGTCACCCTATTCGCGTGTAAGAATCCGAAATCGTCGTGGTGCGATGCTCATTCTTTTCACCTTAGTTCTCTTTGTCTTGCTGGGGGTCTGCGCGCTTGTTATTGATTTAGGGGTCGCGTATGTTGCTGCTGGGCAGCTACAGAATATTGCAGATGCCGCTGCATTAGCTGGTGCGGGAAAACTTCGCGAAGGACTCGATCTTGATGCAGCCAAAAATGAAGCAATAAGCATTGCCGCAGCCAATAAAGTTTTAGGGGTTTCACAGACATTGCCTAAAGTAGATGTCATAGTTGGCAGCTGGGATGCAACCTCTGGCAAAGTCATACCTTTGGTTGAGACGAGCGGTGAGTATGCAATCCAAGTGACAGTCCGTCGCACTCAAGGTTCTGCGAATGGTCCCATATCTACGTTCTTCGCTAAGATATGGGGCAAAGACTCTATAGACGTTACTCGTAGCGCTATTGCCGGTCTTCAAGTTCGTGAGCAACAAAGAGCACCTTTGAAATTTATGATCGTTCAGGACGGATCATCATCATTCCAAGGCGCTTGGTCAAAGGCAGTTGAAGCGGACGGGGAGTTACTGAAGCTGGTAAATAGTGTATCACTTGATGGTGACGCCGCAGGAATAGTGACTTTCAATGCAAAGCTTCCGGATTCGTATTTACCTTCCAACTTATACAGAACTTATCCAGTGATGAATAAAGGTATTAAATATGTTACGGATAAGAACGGTGTCCCTTTTAAGTCGAATGAGCAAGGAGCCTCTGACCCGAACGGGCAGTACAGATCTATGGCTGGTGGTCTGACTGCTTTCATCCCTAGCAATCATTCTGTATTACCTCTAGGTCTCGACAATAACAGCAAACTAACAGTGAATGGAAATGCATGGGGGGATACTGATACATCTGCTGGCTTAAACTATGCTATTGATCAAATGATATCTCAGCCCGGCTCTAACGCTAGCAAGGTTATAGTATTGGTTAGTGACGGTATGCCGCATAGCGTCGGTGGCACGTCCAGCACTACGGCTTTCAAACTGGCCGCCATCGCCGCGGCTGACAGAGCCAAAACAGCAGGTATACGAATTCACACCGTCACGTTAGAGGGCACAAACGGCGCAAATTTTGATTTCAATGAAGGATTGATCCGCAACGGAGGGGCAGCGCTGCGAGCGTCGAGTGCGGATGACCTGAAAAGACTGCTAATCGGGGTAGGCACAATCGAGATAGGACGCCCAAAACTGCTCAAGTAATTAGGGATTGTAACACGCCGTCCATAGCCTGACCAATGTGTTCATTGTATATTCTTCATCGATCTTGTCGGGTTCGGTGTTCGAAGGCGGCAATCGTAACATTTTATCTTTAATGCAAGTCCGTTAATGTAAACGCAAAGTTGGGCATGTTCTTAAGTGAACTTAAAAAGCCAACCGAGATAACTCGGTAGGCTTTTTTTCGTCGCATTTTATTGTTGTGTGGTATGATTGCGCAAGCTGCAATTTGAGGTGAGAAATAGTATGTTTAATGGAGAAAAAGCGCTCGAACACGTAAGGGTTATGGTAAAGGAAATCGGCTCGCGATTTGCCGGGTTGGAGAGCGAAAAGCGGGCTGCTGATTATATTTTGAAGTGTTTTCAGGAGTTTGGTTATACCAACGCTCAATTCCAGCCGTTCCCGCTGGAATTGGACGAAGTTTGGGATATGAAACTTTCTGTCGATGGTTTGGGTGAGGTGCCATGTCTTCCCATCTTAGGCTCAGACGATTGCCCTGATGGGGTGTCAGGTCCGATTTATTATATAGAAGGTAATAACCTGGCTGATTTAGAGACTACTGGGCATGGCAAAATTCTATTAATGGAGGGGGAACTTGAAAGCAGTAGAGGCGAGCAATATCAAACAATAATCGCTTGCCGACCGGCCGCGCTCATTATGATGAACGCCGACCCCAATAACCCTCCACGCTCCATAGATATCTTCCCTGAGCGACGTAGGCTTTTTGGCAGTTTGACATTAGCTCAAATTGACTATCACGAAGGCCAAAAACTTCGCGAACTCAACGGAACAACCGCTCATCTTTCGCTTCGTTCAAGTTGTAAAACCGCCACTGCCTATAATGTCATCTGCGAAATCGAAGGGTCGGAGCATCCTGATGAAATCATCACTATCTGCGGCCATTTCGATACCGTTCTATGCGGGCCC
This is a stretch of genomic DNA from bacterium. It encodes these proteins:
- a CDS encoding M28 family peptidase, giving the protein MFNGEKALEHVRVMVKEIGSRFAGLESEKRAADYILKCFQEFGYTNAQFQPFPLELDEVWDMKLSVDGLGEVPCLPILGSDDCPDGVSGPIYYIEGNNLADLETTGHGKILLMEGELESSRGEQYQTIIACRPAALIMMNADPNNPPRSIDIFPERRRLFGSLTLAQIDYHEGQKLRELNGTTAHLSLRSSCKTATAYNVICEIEGSEHPDEIITICGHFDTVLCGPGAIDNAAGASIVMELARIFKHHGSKRTLRFIAISGEEQGLRGSSFYVRELLKGDRPELDKHVLALNIDIQGAMPGSSSGWVIGPQDMFASIRLLSAELDAETPAVDGIYSSDGLPFSGIGIPSVTWSRGGGEGCCGHTTTDRFECVKAEGLAASGVFIEQWMRRYVTDSIIYPFERTVPEEKLKNISDYFKVR
- a CDS encoding vWA domain-containing protein; this translates as MRNTRLSPYSRVRIRNRRGAMLILFTLVLFVLLGVCALVIDLGVAYVAAGQLQNIADAAALAGAGKLREGLDLDAAKNEAISIAAANKVLGVSQTLPKVDVIVGSWDATSGKVIPLVETSGEYAIQVTVRRTQGSANGPISTFFAKIWGKDSIDVTRSAIAGLQVREQQRAPLKFMIVQDGSSSFQGAWSKAVEADGELLKLVNSVSLDGDAAGIVTFNAKLPDSYLPSNLYRTYPVMNKGIKYVTDKNGVPFKSNEQGASDPNGQYRSMAGGLTAFIPSNHSVLPLGLDNNSKLTVNGNAWGDTDTSAGLNYAIDQMISQPGSNASKVIVLVSDGMPHSVGGTSSTTAFKLAAIAAADRAKTAGIRIHTVTLEGTNGANFDFNEGLIRNGGAALRASSADDLKRLLIGVGTIEIGRPKLLK